A single window of Leptospiraceae bacterium DNA harbors:
- a CDS encoding SGNH/GDSL hydrolase family protein: MIKRILLLGFLVSFLINCDTKKNQYPEQFRSQLLCYVGAICPTQRGVKYGILGDSWTDLVLGVPLIETLRVQLEKHYNYKMVGSTLGGQTMTTIYQTGTHTRVIDEAGPDIKYMLLSLGGNDIQGNPGRYVGRFATEKQERFNLVQTTLLNMIRTGNAYKVQKYGGAPLLWIIHGYDFPNPDVPSMQDSTGCRPTLKSVGFTDSEVTALVVDGLADYNNMLRDITTREPQLRYIDLRGTLGGPPASSAGNMWDCIHPNTGGFNLIAKKYVNALEGYTNYEK; the protein is encoded by the coding sequence ATGATAAAAAGAATATTACTGTTAGGTTTTCTTGTAAGCTTTTTAATAAATTGCGATACTAAGAAAAATCAATACCCTGAGCAATTTAGATCACAGTTGCTTTGTTACGTAGGAGCCATTTGCCCTACGCAGCGTGGAGTAAAGTATGGCATTTTGGGAGATAGTTGGACGGACTTAGTATTAGGCGTTCCACTCATTGAAACCCTTCGTGTGCAGCTTGAAAAGCATTATAATTATAAGATGGTTGGGTCTACTCTTGGTGGTCAGACAATGACAACAATTTACCAAACAGGCACCCATACAAGAGTAATTGATGAAGCTGGTCCTGATATTAAATACATGTTACTTTCTTTGGGAGGCAATGATATTCAAGGAAATCCTGGAAGATATGTAGGTAGATTCGCTACAGAAAAACAAGAGCGATTTAATCTTGTCCAAACAACCCTGCTTAATATGATTCGAACGGGTAATGCGTATAAGGTTCAGAAATACGGAGGAGCTCCCTTGCTTTGGATTATTCATGGATATGATTTTCCGAATCCAGATGTTCCAAGCATGCAAGATTCTACTGGTTGTAGACCAACATTGAAGTCAGTGGGATTTACGGATTCAGAAGTTACAGCCTTAGTAGTAGATGGATTAGCAGATTACAATAATATGCTGCGCGATATCACTACGAGAGAGCCTCAATTGCGTTACATTGATCTTCGTGGAACGTTAGGCGGTCCGCCAGCATCGTCAGCGGGAAATATGTGGGATTGTATTCATCCTAATACGGGTGGGTTTAATTTAATTGCTAAAAAATATGTAAATGCTTTAGAAGGATATACAAATTATGAAAAATAA
- the dnaN gene encoding DNA polymerase III subunit beta yields the protein MKFKVKTSDFQKAISSVEGVITVREIKSILSNIKVEAEDGKVYLSATDLEISIKTSVSADTLEPGLTSIPAKQLSNTFKTINFPEALIAHNPDAEGTVSTVITDSEKKKDFKMNINGIEGEEIKTISKVDDSLVVDFPCFTISEMIKKTSYSVALEDTRFVFNGLYVTSSEGKISFVGTDGRRLAKIDRVIPNSLPFSKGVIIPHKAIKEIMKMIDSNDSGKIGIVENQIYLKIGNVELLCKLIDGNYPDYEAVIPKESKNSVRINKDELQVALRQALIAAEEPSRQIRMTFSGNLLHINSSTPGSTEVNVSIPVDYKGEETSIAFKGDYLADVIKSIDDPEIIMEFSSSNSPAVFKDPSDAQYISVIMPMKL from the coding sequence ATGAAATTTAAAGTTAAAACATCTGATTTTCAAAAAGCGATTAGTTCTGTAGAAGGGGTTATCACTGTAAGGGAAATAAAGTCGATACTTTCTAATATCAAAGTCGAAGCTGAAGACGGCAAAGTATACTTATCCGCTACTGATTTAGAAATTTCTATTAAGACATCTGTAAGCGCAGATACATTAGAGCCAGGATTAACTTCTATTCCAGCGAAGCAGCTCAGTAACACTTTCAAAACAATTAATTTTCCAGAAGCGTTAATTGCTCATAATCCTGATGCAGAAGGAACTGTCAGCACAGTTATCACTGACTCCGAAAAAAAGAAAGATTTCAAAATGAATATCAATGGAATTGAAGGCGAAGAAATTAAAACCATTTCCAAAGTGGATGATTCTCTTGTAGTTGATTTCCCATGTTTTACAATTTCTGAAATGATTAAGAAGACTTCTTACTCCGTTGCTCTCGAAGATACTAGATTTGTATTCAATGGTCTTTATGTAACTTCTAGCGAAGGAAAAATTTCTTTTGTAGGAACAGATGGTAGACGACTTGCAAAAATTGATCGAGTGATTCCAAATTCTCTCCCATTCAGCAAAGGTGTTATTATCCCCCACAAAGCAATCAAAGAAATTATGAAGATGATTGATTCAAATGATTCTGGAAAAATTGGAATTGTAGAGAATCAAATTTACCTCAAGATTGGAAACGTTGAACTACTCTGTAAATTAATTGATGGAAACTATCCAGACTACGAAGCAGTAATCCCAAAAGAATCAAAGAACTCTGTTCGCATTAACAAAGACGAATTACAAGTAGCTCTTCGCCAAGCATTGATTGCTGCAGAAGAGCCATCTAGACAAATCAGAATGACTTTTTCTGGAAACCTACTTCACATCAATTCTTCTACTCCCGGCTCAACAGAGGTTAATGTGAGTATACCGGTAGACTATAAAGGTGAAGAAACTTCCATTGCGTTTAAGGGCGATTATCTCGCTGACGTAATTAAATCTATCGACGATCCAGAAATCATCATGGAATTTTCTAGTTCAAATTCCCCTGCAGTATTTAAGGACCCGTCTGACGCTCAATACATATCTGTCATCATGCCGATGAAGTTGTAA
- a CDS encoding DUF721 domain-containing protein: protein MSDIHKVNITDLESLVHQIGYDKESLLNSVILNQVKENWKDIIGPVYVNQAQPFKVDRDILFVRVAHSAYKMEIGFIKESILRTANKMFQQPLLKRIEVQVGNLQYKPASRETPIDTLEGKSELVETIEKEEDEFIRNKLLNFVKKLKI from the coding sequence ATGTCCGACATACACAAAGTAAATATTACTGATTTAGAGTCCCTTGTTCATCAGATTGGATATGATAAAGAATCTCTTTTAAATTCCGTTATACTCAATCAAGTAAAAGAAAACTGGAAAGATATTATCGGACCCGTTTATGTCAATCAAGCACAGCCTTTTAAAGTAGATCGAGATATTCTATTTGTGCGAGTCGCGCATTCAGCATACAAGATGGAGATAGGATTTATAAAAGAATCTATTTTAAGAACTGCAAATAAAATGTTTCAGCAACCACTTCTAAAAAGAATCGAAGTTCAAGTTGGGAATTTACAGTATAAGCCAGCTTCTCGAGAAACGCCAATAGACACCCTGGAAGGAAAATCAGAGTTAGTCGAAACTATCGAAAAGGAAGAAGACGAGTTTATTCGTAATAAGCTATTAAATTTTGTGAAGAAGTTAAAGATTTAG
- the recF gene encoding DNA replication/repair protein RecF yields the protein MFLTKLKLQNFRSHAEVQLNFKAKLVFFIGENGAGKTNIIEAINQFATLKSFRDNSDEELVNWNSNFYYIKGDLVSEEMNKTIEIGYSKADSLKRKVKLNGEIIQKKQDIIGELKAVVFSPVDLKIIDGGPSERRRFIDSFISTVNRSYFANILDYNKILKHRNTLLKKKDFSQSELAPWDQMLVKKGVEIAKERARVIEIINQIYKENLAKLSGEKDKFEVVYKPNVANNEEYAKKLAERVSRDTHLGYTSVGIHRDDIFVGANGKDIIEFGSQGQKRSTVIALKTSQFKFIQNQIGEAPILLIDDVIRELDVKRREYFVNLIIDCGQAFFTTTDLEGIQDYLGNLEEAKQVFVIQEGNINELG from the coding sequence ATGTTTCTCACTAAACTAAAACTTCAAAACTTCCGCAGCCATGCGGAGGTTCAATTAAACTTCAAAGCCAAATTAGTTTTCTTCATTGGAGAAAATGGAGCTGGGAAAACAAATATTATAGAAGCAATCAATCAATTTGCAACTTTAAAAAGTTTTCGTGATAATTCAGACGAAGAACTTGTAAATTGGAATTCAAATTTTTATTATATCAAAGGCGATCTTGTTTCAGAAGAAATGAACAAGACAATCGAGATTGGTTATAGCAAAGCTGATTCTTTAAAACGCAAAGTAAAATTAAACGGCGAAATTATTCAAAAGAAGCAAGACATTATCGGCGAACTAAAAGCAGTCGTGTTCTCTCCTGTTGATTTAAAAATAATTGATGGTGGTCCTTCTGAAAGAAGACGTTTTATCGATAGTTTTATCTCAACGGTTAATCGTAGTTATTTCGCAAATATTTTAGATTATAATAAAATTCTAAAGCATAGAAATACACTTCTGAAGAAAAAAGATTTTTCCCAGTCTGAACTCGCTCCCTGGGATCAAATGCTTGTAAAAAAAGGAGTCGAAATAGCAAAAGAAAGAGCGCGCGTCATTGAAATCATTAACCAAATTTATAAGGAGAATCTTGCCAAACTCAGCGGGGAAAAAGACAAATTTGAAGTAGTCTATAAACCCAACGTAGCGAATAACGAAGAGTATGCGAAAAAACTTGCTGAACGAGTTTCGCGAGATACTCATTTGGGTTATACTTCTGTAGGAATCCACCGTGATGATATTTTTGTTGGGGCTAATGGCAAAGACATTATAGAATTTGGTTCGCAAGGACAAAAAAGAAGCACTGTCATTGCCCTTAAAACTTCTCAATTCAAATTCATCCAAAACCAAATTGGAGAAGCTCCAATATTATTAATCGATGACGTTATCCGCGAGCTAGATGTGAAACGCAGAGAATATTTTGTGAATCTCATAATAGACTGTGGTCAGGCTTTTTTTACGACTACTGACTTAGAGGGTATTCAAGATTACCTCGGAAATTTAGAAGAAGCGAAACAGGTTTTTGTAATTCAAGAAGGGAATATAAATGAGCTAGGTTAA